Proteins co-encoded in one Euleptes europaea isolate rEulEur1 chromosome 1, rEulEur1.hap1, whole genome shotgun sequence genomic window:
- the PTTG1 gene encoding securin encodes MATPIFIDKENGNIGTTAASKARLRLLSAPSKACVEKSHPKTPLAGRTANINSATVCCVKKALGNLSRTVTSTKHQIPKGKKFISAKKVAENTGRIGGCSMATEDCPEKENFFPCNPLDFESFEVPEEHRLSHLSLTGVPLMTFENASERFQSMIHITGKPPSVSWDFDTLQSTTDFLPTLDEIVIDLPFPL; translated from the exons ATGGCCACCCCTATCTTCATAGATAAAGAAAATGGTAACATTGGCACCACTGCTGCTTCAAAGGCTCGTCTGAGACTGCTATCAGCACCTT CGAAGGCCTGTGTTGAAAAATCTCACCCAAAGACGCCGCTTGCTGGAAGGACAGCTAATATAAATTCAGCAACTGTCTGTTGCGTCAAGAAGGCTCTAGGAAACCTGAGCAGGACTGTAACATCCACAAAGCACCAAATCCCAAAAGGAAAGAAGTTCATATCTGCAAAAAAG GTTGCTGAGAACACAGGTAGGATTGGAGGCTGCAGCATGGCCactgaagactgtccagaaaagGAGAATTTCTTTCCCTGTAATCCTCTAG ACTTTGAGAGTTTTGAGGTTCCTGAGGAGCACAGACTGAGCCATTTATCACTGACTGGTGTTCCTCTTATGACATTTGAAAATGCATCTGAGAGGTTCCAAAGCATGATCCATATAACTGGAAAGCCACCTTCAGTTTCTTGGGACTTTG ATACTCTTCAGTCAACTACAGACTTCCTACCTACTTTGGATGAAATAGTAATTGACTTGCCCTTTCCTCTGTAA